One stretch of Pedobacter riviphilus DNA includes these proteins:
- a CDS encoding PaaI family thioesterase, whose amino-acid sequence MEPSLSEQRLTFLRQSMGKVITASPSNFMNWLAPVLIKADYGILVCQYTIRKEMTNPYQILHGGVTAGIIDDLIGATVFTMGLNERYTTVNNYIDYFAPASEGDEVIAETAIVKRGRTILNLQCEIFLPSKNRLIAKGYSNMLNIG is encoded by the coding sequence ATGGAACCCTCTTTAAGCGAACAGCGTTTAACTTTTTTAAGGCAATCAATGGGCAAGGTAATTACCGCTTCGCCTTCTAATTTTATGAATTGGCTGGCCCCGGTTTTAATCAAAGCAGATTACGGTATATTGGTTTGCCAGTATACTATCCGTAAAGAAATGACCAACCCTTATCAGATTTTACATGGCGGCGTAACGGCTGGTATTATTGATGATTTAATTGGTGCAACTGTTTTTACGATGGGATTAAACGAACGGTACACCACTGTAAATAATTATATCGATTATTTTGCCCCAGCAAGCGAAGGCGACGAAGTTATTGCAGAAACAGCAATTGTAAAAAGAGGACGCACGATATTAAATCTGCAATGTGAGATATTTTTACCTTCAAAAAATCGTTTAATAGCTAAAGGCTACTCAAACATGTTAAACATAGGTTAA
- a CDS encoding TonB-dependent receptor, whose translation MIKGLVTSQNQPVENITIKILGTNRSTKSSSSGMYQLSGVPSGNCDLVFSGVGYQSKRIRVILKGDTALVNADLLGLASDLNDVVITGVNRATQLRKSPVPIAVLSKKTMDQNVNTNLIEAIVKGVPGITAVTTGPNVSKPFIRGLGYNRVLTLYDGLRQEGQQWGDEHGIEVDEYAITRAEVVKGPASLTYGSDALAGVINMIPYTPDFEDGKFKGDFTANYQSNNGMIGSSLGLAYIKNDWKYTFRATGKTAHNYQNKIDGLVYGTAFREYNVSASARVDKAWGFSKTAITYYDNLMEIPDGSRDSLSRRFTRQVLDDGDDIKNRPIVPESDLNTYSINPLHQHIQHYRFYNTSQFKFGTSDLNLLIGGQQSVRREYNHPTLPSQAGLYVVLNTFNYDLKYNLPDFAGIESTIGLNGMYQGNRSKAATDFPIPDYDLFDVGAFYFAKKSMGKVDVSGGIRIDRRNIHWSDFYVGTDAQTGFGKQVSPADATGKLQFPSFDKNYYGLSGSLGLTYNISEKLLIKANVARGYRAPNITEIGSNGLDPGAHIVYLGNRAFKPEFNLQEDIGIIAYLKDADISMELFNNNIQNYIYQSRLTDANGNPVVIVPGNLTYQYQQSKARLYGAEISVNLHPAAMKWLSFNNSLAYVVGINQNQELLNKHGREAKYLPFIPPLQVRTEVKATAQKPFGIFDKPYIKIDAAFFADQDKFYALDNTETFTPGYTLINGGVGSALKTKKGKTLCDIFLQADNIFNIAYQSNLNRLKYFEYYSGIPNGRSGIYNMGRNLSFKVIIPI comes from the coding sequence ATGATTAAGGGATTGGTAACTTCTCAAAATCAACCTGTAGAAAATATTACCATTAAAATTTTAGGAACTAACAGATCAACAAAATCCAGCAGTTCAGGTATGTATCAATTAAGTGGAGTCCCTTCTGGAAATTGCGATCTCGTTTTTTCAGGTGTCGGTTATCAGTCAAAACGAATTAGGGTAATACTAAAGGGAGATACTGCCCTGGTTAATGCCGATTTATTAGGTTTAGCTTCAGACTTAAATGATGTGGTGATTACTGGCGTAAACCGGGCAACACAATTACGTAAAAGCCCTGTGCCTATTGCCGTACTTTCTAAAAAAACAATGGACCAAAACGTAAATACCAATTTAATAGAGGCTATTGTTAAAGGAGTACCAGGAATTACAGCCGTTACTACCGGCCCGAATGTTTCTAAACCTTTTATAAGGGGCTTAGGTTATAACCGAGTATTAACTTTATATGATGGTTTAAGGCAAGAGGGGCAACAATGGGGCGATGAACATGGAATTGAGGTGGATGAATATGCTATTACCAGGGCCGAAGTTGTAAAAGGCCCAGCCAGTTTAACCTATGGTTCAGATGCATTAGCCGGGGTAATTAATATGATTCCTTATACACCGGATTTTGAAGATGGAAAGTTTAAAGGCGATTTTACTGCTAATTACCAAAGTAATAATGGGATGATCGGTTCGTCGCTAGGATTGGCCTACATTAAAAATGATTGGAAATACACATTTAGGGCAACCGGGAAAACAGCACATAATTACCAAAACAAAATTGATGGACTGGTTTACGGAACAGCTTTTAGAGAATACAATGTATCTGCCAGCGCCAGGGTAGATAAAGCCTGGGGCTTTTCTAAAACTGCCATTACCTATTACGATAATTTAATGGAAATTCCCGATGGTAGCAGAGATTCTTTGTCAAGGCGATTTACCAGACAGGTGCTGGATGACGGAGACGATATTAAGAACAGGCCAATTGTACCTGAAAGTGATTTGAATACCTACTCCATTAACCCCTTACATCAACACATTCAACATTATAGGTTTTACAATACCAGTCAGTTTAAATTTGGAACAAGTGATTTAAATTTATTAATTGGTGGACAACAAAGTGTAAGGAGAGAATATAATCACCCAACATTGCCAAGTCAGGCAGGGCTTTATGTCGTGTTGAACACTTTTAATTATGATCTTAAATACAACCTGCCCGATTTTGCCGGTATAGAAAGTACCATCGGACTTAATGGTATGTATCAGGGAAACAGGAGCAAAGCTGCTACCGATTTTCCCATTCCCGATTATGATCTCTTTGATGTTGGAGCTTTTTACTTCGCGAAGAAATCGATGGGTAAAGTAGATGTTTCCGGAGGCATTAGGATCGACAGAAGAAATATACACTGGAGTGATTTTTATGTAGGTACCGATGCACAAACAGGTTTCGGTAAACAAGTGAGTCCAGCCGATGCCACTGGAAAACTGCAGTTCCCATCTTTTGATAAAAACTACTATGGCTTGTCAGGAAGTTTGGGCTTAACCTACAATATTTCTGAAAAGTTATTAATTAAGGCCAATGTTGCGAGAGGATATAGAGCCCCAAATATTACAGAAATCGGTTCTAACGGATTAGATCCTGGTGCACATATTGTATACTTGGGTAACAGAGCCTTTAAGCCTGAATTCAACCTTCAGGAAGATATTGGTATTATTGCCTATTTGAAAGATGCTGATATTAGTATGGAACTGTTTAATAACAACATTCAGAACTATATTTACCAATCACGTTTAACCGATGCCAACGGAAATCCGGTTGTTATTGTTCCTGGTAACTTAACCTATCAGTATCAGCAATCAAAAGCCAGATTGTATGGCGCTGAAATTTCGGTGAATCTACATCCTGCAGCTATGAAATGGTTAAGTTTCAACAATAGTCTGGCTTATGTGGTTGGGATAAACCAGAATCAGGAGTTATTGAATAAACATGGCCGAGAGGCTAAATATCTACCTTTCATTCCTCCACTACAGGTGAGAACAGAGGTTAAGGCAACTGCACAAAAACCATTCGGCATTTTTGATAAGCCGTACATTAAAATAGATGCTGCTTTTTTTGCTGATCAGGATAAATTTTACGCGCTGGATAATACCGAAACTTTTACACCGGGTTATACCTTAATTAATGGAGGGGTAGGATCGGCACTGAAAACTAAAAAAGGGAAAACTTTGTGTGATATTTTTCTCCAGGCCGATAATATCTTCAATATTGCCTATCAATCAAATTTAAACAGGTTAAAGTATTTCGAATACTATAGCGGCATACCTAATGGCCGATCAGGCATTTACAACATGGGCAGGAATTTAAGTTTTAAAGTTATAATCCCGATTTAA